A region of Paenibacillus sp. 37 DNA encodes the following proteins:
- a CDS encoding TetR/AcrR family transcriptional regulator translates to MTAQSIRDAALFHFARDGYEGASLRAIADEVGIKKPSIYAHFSCKDDLFLHTLSFAFHEVTRHTLEYFRDHEDLPLEQRLKGLLIWFEQEYNAHASARLMLRNCFYPPLSLYGEVMDQVYPFIDGMERALTRLLQRAMRHGDIPPIPAEQAAIAFMTFLDGITVEIIYGSSRRYKRRLEASWPVFWHGIHHLNEEAQSVVPEGDLTT, encoded by the coding sequence ATGACTGCACAATCCATTCGGGATGCAGCCCTGTTCCATTTTGCCAGAGATGGCTATGAGGGGGCTTCTCTGAGAGCTATTGCTGATGAAGTCGGGATTAAAAAACCGTCCATATATGCACATTTCAGCTGCAAGGATGACTTGTTTTTACACACGCTATCGTTTGCATTTCACGAAGTAACACGGCACACACTCGAATATTTCCGTGATCATGAGGATCTGCCATTGGAGCAGAGGCTGAAGGGTTTACTGATCTGGTTCGAACAAGAATACAATGCCCATGCGTCAGCCCGCTTGATGCTGCGCAATTGTTTCTACCCACCCCTTTCTCTGTATGGCGAAGTGATGGATCAAGTGTATCCGTTTATCGATGGTATGGAACGTGCGCTGACTCGTTTGCTGCAACGGGCAATGCGTCATGGAGATATTCCGCCCATTCCTGCGGAACAGGCAGCCATTGCATTTATGACGTTCCTCGACGGGATTACCGTGGAGATTATCTATGGAAGTTCCCGCCGGTACAAGAGACGGTTGGAAGCATCCTGGCCTGTCTTTTGGCATGGCATTCATCATTTGAACGAAGAGGCACAAAGCGTTGTGCCGGAAGGAGATTTAACAACATGA
- a CDS encoding DMT family transporter — translation MNRNWLYVFIGGIIEIVWVSGLKHASNAWEWTLTGIAIVISFGLIIAASKRLPVGTVYAVFTGIGTAGTVLTEMVLFGEPFRLAKVLLIGLLLCGVIGLKLVTDQQEAKGGAV, via the coding sequence ATGAACCGCAACTGGTTATATGTATTTATTGGTGGAATTATTGAGATTGTCTGGGTAAGCGGGCTGAAACATGCCTCGAATGCCTGGGAGTGGACTTTGACGGGGATTGCCATCGTGATCAGCTTTGGACTGATCATTGCCGCTTCCAAAAGGCTGCCTGTGGGTACGGTGTATGCCGTCTTTACGGGAATTGGTACGGCGGGCACCGTCCTTACGGAGATGGTACTGTTCGGTGAGCCGTTCCGGTTGGCCAAAGTATTGCTCATCGGGCTGCTGCTCTGCGGCGTAATCGGACTGAAGCTGGTTACGGATCAGCAAGAAGCCAAAGGAGGTGCAGTATAA
- a CDS encoding DMT family transporter, with protein MAWMAIVGAGICEIFGVIGINGASTKKGWPYIVLMLVSFVFSFSLLSYAMTSIPMGTAYAVWTGIGTVGSTLTGMFLFGERKEAKRLLFIAMILVAAVGLKLIT; from the coding sequence ATGGCTTGGATGGCAATTGTAGGTGCAGGGATATGTGAAATTTTCGGCGTAATCGGTATTAATGGTGCTTCCACCAAGAAAGGATGGCCATATATCGTACTGATGCTGGTATCATTTGTGTTCAGCTTCTCGCTGCTGTCCTACGCCATGACGTCCATCCCGATGGGCACAGCGTATGCCGTGTGGACGGGGATCGGGACGGTCGGCAGTACGCTTACAGGCATGTTCCTGTTCGGTGAACGGAAAGAAGCGAAGCGTCTCCTGTTTATCGCGATGATTTTGGTGGCAGCCGTTGGTCTTAAACTGATCACATAA
- a CDS encoding TetR/AcrR family transcriptional regulator — protein MNPIHEMNEKKKLIITTALKLFSSKGSAATSMQEIAELCGMSKGSLYIMFKSKEELEASTLEYCMYTLMDEMTQIEHETSLSSRERLHKQIETLLIHVAEFKEFLRVQLRSMMMDDEQQRKEQCHPQQRDLEIRTLHWFKDKLEEQYGREIEPYTIDLILLTHGLFLSYVKIWFTEMPSLTVTKMATNLLQMMDYAAHGFLNQRPEPLIPLEEWPAWITEAQPDSTVMRHPIHIIKQMQDIAVSDLPAGQPKNDALETIAILRQEMMEFTPRRAIILGMMHNLENVTAIQPLHSELQHILDAMYSRFIPADSSHT, from the coding sequence ATGAACCCTATACATGAGATGAATGAGAAGAAAAAGCTCATCATTACTACAGCACTCAAGTTATTCTCATCCAAAGGCAGTGCTGCAACATCCATGCAAGAGATTGCCGAACTATGCGGGATGTCCAAAGGCAGCCTTTATATCATGTTCAAATCCAAAGAGGAATTAGAAGCCAGTACCCTGGAGTACTGCATGTACACACTAATGGACGAGATGACGCAGATTGAGCATGAAACCAGCCTCTCCTCGCGAGAACGCCTGCACAAGCAGATCGAAACACTGCTCATTCATGTAGCCGAATTCAAGGAATTTTTGCGGGTACAATTGCGAAGCATGATGATGGATGATGAACAGCAACGCAAGGAACAGTGCCATCCACAGCAAAGAGATCTGGAGATCCGTACCTTACATTGGTTTAAGGATAAGCTGGAAGAGCAGTATGGACGGGAGATTGAACCATATACGATTGATCTTATTTTGTTGACACACGGACTGTTCCTCTCCTATGTAAAAATCTGGTTTACAGAGATGCCATCTCTCACCGTTACCAAAATGGCAACAAACTTGCTGCAAATGATGGACTATGCCGCACATGGATTTCTTAACCAGCGACCTGAGCCTTTGATTCCTCTGGAGGAATGGCCTGCCTGGATTACCGAGGCCCAACCCGATTCCACGGTGATGCGACATCCAATCCATATCATCAAACAAATGCAGGATATCGCCGTCTCCGATTTGCCCGCAGGGCAACCGAAGAATGATGCACTTGAAACCATTGCCATTCTCAGACAGGAGATGATGGAATTCACGCCGCGGCGTGCCATTATTCTAGGCATGATGCACAATCTGGAGAACGTAACTGCCATTCAACCCTTGCATTCCGAGCTTCAGCATATTCTGGATGCCATGTATAGCCGGTTCATCCCTGCTGACTCGTCACACACATAA
- a CDS encoding efflux RND transporter permease subunit, which yields MKGIINFSLNNKFAIWILTIIISFAGLYSGLTMKQETIPNINVPFLNVTAIDPGAAPEGIVEDVTKPLEVKLRNVDGVKTVTSTSMENAASITLEFDYGTDLTNATATVREALNEVQLPDSVQKPTISKFSINSFPVVSLSLSDKDGGDLEQLTRLVESDIQPALEDIDGVAQVQVSGQYVKEVQLKFDQAKMAELGLTEDTVNGIVQGSSIRVPLGLFELDKSQKAVVVDGNIVDIDDLKNLAIPVVPGGAGASAGNGSNAAPQGSGAPTGEGSASGEAAQGTAPGSAQGTDPAAGQAAGGNASAGSPTGAANMPGIPTVTLSEIAKIEVIGQAESISRTDGKESIGISVVKSNDANTVDVVNAVKDKAEELQKQFKNADLTVLLDQGKPIQDSVNTMLGKAVFGALFAILIILLFLRNIRSTIISIISIPLSLLMALTALNIMDITLNMMTLGAMTVAIGRVVDDSIVVIENIYRRLTLKGEKLKGRELVREATREMFVPILSSTIVTIAVFLPLALVSGMVGELFLPFALTMVFALLASLIVAITIVPMLAHSLFRKGLKNKQNHEEKPGKMAEGYKRLLNWTLSHKLITVSIAVILLVGSLFLYPFIGASFLPEQQDKYVTITYSPQTGALREDVEKEALVAEKWLLKQPGLEKMQYSIGGSNPLSSMGGGGSNSALFYIEYNEDTKDFTKVKEQLVEGLKKEVTVGTWNELDMSGGLGGSGLSLSIYGDNVEQLKPVSDEILKLVEADTDNFEKADTTLADTYGQYTLVADQEKLSSLGLTAGQLAMALSPARERPVLTEVDIDNKTYKVYVETDDKTFSSINEIEDETVTSPLGIEVPIKDVAKVEEGTSPNSIMQIDGKVVVQVTANILASDVTKASSSLQAEIDKLDLPDGVEVKFGGTTEQINDTFTQLGLAMLAAIAIVYFVLVVTFGGGLAPFAILFSLPFTVIGIMVGLFIAGGTLDVSAMMGGLMLIGIVVTNAIVLIDRVIHKEKEGMPTREALLEAGATRLRPILMTALATIGALLPLVTGLEESAGIISKGLGITVIGGLISSTLLTLVIVPIVYEFLMKFKKKRIED from the coding sequence ATGAAAGGTATTATTAATTTTTCCCTGAACAACAAGTTTGCGATCTGGATTCTGACGATTATCATCTCTTTCGCAGGTTTGTACAGCGGATTGACGATGAAGCAAGAGACCATTCCGAACATCAACGTACCGTTTCTGAATGTCACTGCCATTGATCCGGGGGCTGCACCGGAGGGAATTGTTGAGGATGTCACGAAGCCGCTGGAAGTAAAACTACGTAATGTAGATGGCGTGAAGACGGTGACCTCCACTTCCATGGAGAATGCAGCATCGATCACACTCGAATTTGATTATGGAACAGATCTAACCAACGCAACGGCAACCGTTCGTGAGGCACTGAATGAAGTTCAATTGCCTGACAGCGTGCAGAAGCCGACCATTTCCAAGTTCAGCATTAACTCTTTCCCGGTTGTATCGCTGAGCCTGTCTGACAAGGACGGCGGTGACCTGGAACAATTGACACGACTGGTTGAATCGGATATTCAGCCTGCACTCGAAGATATTGACGGTGTAGCTCAGGTTCAGGTTTCCGGTCAATATGTAAAAGAAGTTCAATTGAAGTTTGATCAAGCCAAAATGGCCGAGCTGGGCCTAACGGAAGACACGGTAAACGGCATCGTTCAAGGTTCATCCATTCGTGTGCCCCTGGGACTGTTCGAACTGGATAAATCCCAGAAAGCCGTTGTCGTAGATGGCAACATCGTCGACATCGATGATCTGAAAAACCTTGCCATTCCAGTCGTACCCGGCGGTGCCGGCGCTTCTGCAGGCAATGGTTCAAACGCAGCCCCACAAGGCTCTGGAGCACCAACAGGTGAAGGCTCGGCTTCTGGTGAAGCAGCTCAAGGTACCGCTCCTGGATCTGCACAGGGAACAGACCCGGCCGCAGGCCAAGCAGCTGGCGGTAATGCCAGTGCAGGTAGCCCTACAGGTGCTGCCAACATGCCTGGTATTCCAACTGTAACACTAAGTGAAATTGCCAAGATCGAAGTCATCGGTCAAGCGGAATCCATTTCCCGGACAGACGGCAAGGAATCCATCGGTATTTCCGTTGTAAAATCCAATGACGCCAACACGGTTGATGTCGTGAATGCAGTCAAAGACAAAGCGGAAGAATTGCAGAAGCAGTTCAAAAATGCAGATCTGACTGTACTGCTTGACCAAGGTAAACCGATCCAGGACTCGGTGAACACGATGCTGGGCAAAGCTGTTTTTGGTGCTTTGTTTGCTATCCTGATCATCTTGCTGTTCCTGCGTAATATTCGTTCAACCATTATTTCCATAATCTCGATCCCGCTCTCCTTGCTCATGGCATTGACTGCGCTCAATATAATGGATATTACCTTGAACATGATGACACTGGGTGCCATGACGGTTGCCATCGGACGGGTTGTCGATGACTCCATCGTGGTTATCGAGAACATCTACCGCAGATTAACACTCAAAGGTGAGAAACTGAAAGGTCGTGAACTGGTTCGCGAAGCAACGCGCGAGATGTTTGTGCCAATCCTTTCTTCCACAATCGTAACGATTGCGGTATTCCTGCCACTGGCATTGGTAAGCGGTATGGTGGGCGAGCTGTTCCTGCCATTTGCATTGACCATGGTATTTGCCTTGCTGGCATCCCTGATCGTTGCCATTACCATCGTGCCGATGCTTGCGCATTCCCTGTTCCGTAAAGGACTCAAGAACAAGCAGAATCACGAAGAAAAACCAGGCAAGATGGCGGAAGGTTACAAACGCCTGCTGAACTGGACACTATCACACAAACTCATCACAGTCAGTATTGCAGTGATCCTGCTGGTCGGCAGTTTGTTCCTGTACCCATTCATCGGTGCAAGCTTCTTGCCGGAACAACAGGATAAATATGTGACCATTACGTACAGTCCACAAACAGGAGCTTTGCGTGAAGATGTAGAAAAAGAAGCACTCGTTGCAGAGAAGTGGTTGCTGAAACAACCGGGTCTGGAGAAAATGCAATATTCCATCGGCGGAAGTAACCCACTGAGCAGCATGGGTGGCGGTGGTTCCAACTCGGCCCTCTTCTATATTGAATATAACGAAGATACAAAAGACTTTACAAAAGTGAAGGAACAACTAGTAGAAGGTCTGAAAAAAGAAGTTACCGTAGGAACCTGGAACGAGCTCGACATGTCCGGCGGTCTGGGTGGCAGTGGCCTGAGCCTATCCATCTATGGCGATAATGTAGAGCAACTCAAACCTGTATCGGACGAAATTCTGAAACTGGTTGAAGCGGATACGGATAATTTTGAAAAAGCAGATACGACTCTCGCTGACACCTACGGGCAGTATACGCTCGTGGCAGATCAGGAGAAATTAAGTTCCCTGGGCTTGACTGCAGGCCAACTGGCTATGGCATTGAGCCCGGCACGCGAACGTCCTGTGCTCACGGAAGTCGATATTGATAACAAAACGTATAAAGTATATGTAGAGACCGACGATAAAACATTCAGCAGCATTAATGAGATTGAGGATGAAACCGTCACTTCTCCGCTTGGCATCGAAGTACCGATTAAAGATGTTGCCAAAGTGGAAGAAGGCACATCCCCGAACTCCATCATGCAAATTGATGGTAAAGTGGTTGTACAAGTGACAGCCAACATCCTGGCTTCGGATGTAACGAAAGCTTCAAGTAGCTTACAGGCTGAGATCGACAAGTTGGATCTGCCTGACGGCGTTGAAGTGAAGTTCGGCGGTACAACCGAACAGATTAATGATACCTTTACTCAGCTTGGTCTAGCCATGCTGGCGGCCATCGCCATTGTATACTTCGTGCTTGTTGTAACGTTCGGCGGCGGTTTGGCACCATTCGCCATCCTGTTCTCCCTGCCATTTACGGTGATTGGTATTATGGTAGGTCTGTTCATCGCTGGGGGTACACTTGACGTCTCCGCCATGATGGGTGGACTGATGCTTATCGGGATCGTGGTCACCAACGCCATCGTGTTGATCGACCGTGTTATTCACAAGGAAAAAGAGGGTATGCCTACCCGTGAAGCCTTGCTGGAAGCCGGTGCAACACGTCTGCGTCCAATTCTGATGACCGCTCTCGCAACCATCGGTGCCCTGTTGCCACTGGTTACGGGTCTCGAAGAGAGTGCGGGTATCATCTCCAAAGGATTGGGAATTACCGTAATCGGCGGTCTGATCAGTTCCACGCTGCTCACGCTGGTTATCGTACCGATTGTGTATGAGTTCCTGATGAAATTTAAAAAGAAAAGAATCGAAGATTAA
- a CDS encoding PucR family transcriptional regulator has translation MLLGKDGGCVGETTLHIQVRDMLKRPVFRKAEILASDRALERYVRWVHIMEVPEVGDLLNGGELVLTTGIGWQEGEQHGLSFLRQLIARGAAGLCMELGDHTKSQLGAMKEIAVAADFPLIWFHEQVRYIDITQDLHFTLIRSHQRMIAELDSLTTSFNQLLLNGDGVQPLLRLLSRTTGCAVALYPLEGEASAVPYCSPEQLETRRQDWFLQREHLAGEVIPNIMRLSDNTLHALSMPVQALDYTFADLVLKYQKPTDQDSSIPIKPSDEFVIQALERCAAAIAQDWMRTKYMEEKRRYKEDMWVIDWLNGHHSTKEIHEYVSTVNSLLATSKATIILFDSNPSYTDSLKLQKLLIQRNIVARSVFARENFTLYSTVLNHQIILIILDPLPGSQRKSSLWRCIEQLQQHEQEQTHYLFSGLIGIGHNCTDLSRLKDSLESAKETLRIQKDIGVMQQPFYSNLHCYRIIASMKQSGSLDDFIEEYLGPLIRYDVEKGGQLLRTLKQYLVLCCSKQETATALYIVRQTLYHRLDKIEALLGEDYILPEKRVAIELAIYAYEYVHGPIA, from the coding sequence ATGTTATTGGGGAAGGACGGTGGTTGTGTGGGGGAGACAACGCTTCATATTCAAGTCAGAGACATGTTAAAACGACCCGTGTTTCGTAAGGCAGAAATCTTGGCCAGTGATCGTGCGCTGGAGCGGTATGTTCGCTGGGTTCATATCATGGAGGTTCCTGAGGTAGGGGACTTGCTCAATGGCGGGGAATTGGTGCTGACGACAGGCATTGGCTGGCAGGAAGGTGAGCAGCATGGCCTGTCCTTTTTGCGTCAGTTAATTGCACGTGGGGCTGCCGGACTCTGCATGGAGCTGGGGGATCACACCAAATCGCAACTCGGTGCGATGAAAGAAATTGCAGTCGCAGCGGATTTCCCGCTGATCTGGTTCCACGAACAGGTCCGTTATATTGATATTACGCAAGACCTGCATTTCACTCTGATTCGTAGTCATCAGCGGATGATTGCGGAACTCGATAGTCTCACCACCTCCTTTAACCAACTTCTTCTGAATGGAGATGGCGTACAACCTCTTCTTCGATTATTGTCACGAACAACCGGATGTGCCGTGGCATTATATCCACTTGAAGGGGAAGCAAGTGCCGTTCCCTATTGCTCTCCAGAGCAGCTGGAGACTCGTCGGCAGGATTGGTTTTTGCAGCGTGAACATTTGGCGGGAGAAGTTATTCCGAATATAATGCGGCTGTCAGATAACACATTGCATGCACTCAGCATGCCTGTTCAGGCGTTAGACTACACCTTTGCCGATCTTGTGCTGAAGTATCAAAAGCCGACGGATCAAGATTCAAGCATACCGATCAAACCATCGGATGAATTCGTCATTCAGGCACTGGAACGGTGCGCGGCCGCGATTGCCCAGGACTGGATGCGAACCAAATACATGGAAGAGAAACGCCGCTACAAAGAAGATATGTGGGTCATTGACTGGCTTAACGGACATCACTCCACGAAGGAAATCCATGAATATGTATCCACCGTTAATTCCCTTCTCGCAACGAGCAAAGCCACGATTATCTTATTTGACAGCAACCCCTCATACACAGACAGCCTCAAACTTCAGAAATTATTGATCCAACGCAACATCGTTGCCCGTTCCGTGTTCGCTCGGGAGAATTTCACACTCTACAGCACCGTTCTGAATCACCAGATCATTCTTATCATTCTCGACCCACTACCTGGATCTCAGCGCAAAAGCAGTCTCTGGCGCTGCATCGAACAGCTGCAGCAGCACGAGCAGGAACAGACCCACTATCTCTTCTCAGGCTTGATCGGTATCGGTCATAACTGCACAGACCTCTCCCGTCTCAAAGATAGTCTGGAATCCGCAAAGGAGACACTGCGAATTCAAAAGGACATCGGTGTGATGCAACAGCCCTTTTACAGTAATCTTCATTGTTACCGCATCATCGCCAGTATGAAGCAAAGCGGCAGTCTGGATGATTTCATTGAAGAATATCTGGGGCCGCTCATCCGTTACGATGTAGAGAAAGGAGGTCAGTTGCTGCGCACACTCAAACAATATTTGGTCCTGTGCTGCTCCAAGCAAGAGACGGCCACCGCTCTATATATCGTCAGACAGACGCTGTATCACCGTTTGGACAAAATCGAAGCACTTTTGGGAGAAGACTACATCCTCCCCGAGAAAAGGGTCGCGATCGAACTTGCCATCTACGCCTATGAGTACGTTCATGGGCCAATCGCATGA
- the hydA gene encoding dihydropyrimidinase, whose amino-acid sequence MSTRKLIRNGVLVTASDTFEADILIEKGKITQIGIGLVPDERTEMVDAAGCYVIPGGIDPHTHLDMPFGGTVTADDFATGTTAAAFGGTTTIIDFCLTQKGRPLIESLQEWHAKAEGKAAIDYGFHLMIGEMNDQVLEELPQIIEEEGVSSFKVFMAYKNQFQADDGILFQTLQKAKEYGALVMVHAENGDVIDLLVRQALAEGRTEPIHHALTRPSMLEGEATGRAARLAALADSQLYVVHVTCAEAVEQIARMREMGYRIWGETCPQYLTLDQSIMDQPDFEGAKYVWSPPLREAAHQDVLWNALKSGQLQTIGSDHCSFNFKGQKDLGKDDFSKIPNGGPVIEDRLSILYSEGVVKGRITLNQWVDLCSTRASKLFGLFPQKGTLAIGTDADIVIFDPSVNRVISADTHHMNVDYSAFEGMQVQGCPVTVLCRGEYVIRDRQYAGTAGAGQYVKRNKYDAGAPIPMKQPVTAVNGGRS is encoded by the coding sequence ATGAGTACCCGCAAATTGATTCGTAATGGTGTGTTGGTGACAGCGTCAGATACCTTTGAAGCAGATATTTTGATCGAAAAGGGTAAAATCACACAGATTGGCATCGGACTGGTGCCTGACGAACGAACGGAAATGGTGGATGCAGCCGGCTGTTACGTTATTCCGGGCGGTATCGACCCGCATACACATCTGGATATGCCATTCGGTGGGACGGTAACGGCGGATGATTTTGCGACGGGAACAACAGCGGCAGCCTTTGGTGGTACAACAACGATTATTGATTTCTGCCTGACACAAAAAGGCCGTCCATTAATCGAATCCCTCCAGGAGTGGCATGCCAAAGCCGAGGGTAAAGCTGCCATCGATTATGGGTTCCATCTGATGATTGGTGAGATGAATGATCAGGTGCTGGAGGAGTTACCGCAGATCATTGAAGAAGAGGGTGTGTCATCCTTCAAGGTGTTCATGGCGTATAAAAACCAGTTTCAAGCCGATGACGGGATTCTCTTCCAGACGTTGCAAAAGGCAAAAGAGTATGGCGCACTCGTCATGGTGCATGCCGAGAACGGGGATGTTATTGACCTGCTGGTTCGACAAGCACTTGCCGAAGGGCGCACGGAGCCGATTCATCATGCGCTAACTCGTCCATCCATGCTGGAGGGAGAAGCGACAGGCCGGGCGGCCCGGTTGGCTGCACTTGCGGATTCACAGTTGTATGTGGTGCATGTGACCTGTGCAGAAGCGGTGGAGCAGATTGCGCGCATGCGTGAAATGGGTTACCGAATCTGGGGGGAGACCTGTCCTCAGTATTTGACGTTGGATCAGTCGATCATGGATCAGCCGGACTTCGAGGGTGCGAAGTATGTCTGGTCACCCCCGCTGCGGGAAGCAGCTCATCAGGACGTGTTGTGGAATGCATTGAAAAGCGGTCAGTTGCAGACGATTGGCTCTGATCATTGCTCGTTTAATTTCAAAGGACAGAAGGATCTGGGCAAGGATGATTTCAGCAAAATTCCGAACGGGGGGCCTGTCATCGAAGATCGCCTCAGTATTCTGTATTCGGAAGGTGTAGTCAAGGGGCGGATTACGCTCAATCAATGGGTCGATCTATGTTCAACAAGAGCAAGCAAGTTGTTTGGATTATTTCCGCAGAAAGGGACTCTGGCTATAGGGACAGATGCGGATATCGTTATTTTTGACCCCTCTGTAAACAGGGTGATCTCGGCAGATACGCATCATATGAATGTGGATTACAGTGCATTTGAAGGCATGCAGGTACAGGGTTGTCCGGTGACAGTGTTGTGCCGCGGGGAGTATGTCATTCGAGATCGGCAGTATGCCGGAACAGCAGGGGCAGGACAATATGTGAAGCGCAACAAGTATGATGCAGGTGCACCCATACCGATGAAACAGCCTGTGACGGCAGTGAATGGAGGGAGAAGCTGA
- the preA gene encoding NAD-dependent dihydropyrimidine dehydrogenase subunit PreA: protein MADLSINLAGIRSPNPFWLASAPPTNTGYQVQRAFEAGWGGAVWKTLGEPIINTSSRFAAVHFGGQRVAGFNNIELISDRPLEVNLREIAETKKRFPDRAVVASLMVEPTREKWHEIVKKVEAVGVDGLELNFGCPHGMAERGMGAASGQQPDLVELQTMWVKEVATTPVIVKLTPNITDITATARAAVRGGADAISLINTINSLAGVDLDSWNTVPHVGGKGAHGGYCGPAVKPIALNMVAECARNPEVGVPISGIGGISDWRDTAEFLLMGATGVQVCTAAMHHGFRIVEDMIDGLNDYLDEKGLSSVAELVGQTVPRYSDWGNLDLNYKVVARINRDVCINCNKCHIACEDTSHQCIDMLTDPSGSYLEVVEEDCVGCNLCSIVCPVDGAIEMVELVPEQEPVTWNERQSAIAMLQSVRDQSTKEAIS, encoded by the coding sequence ATGGCTGACTTATCCATTAATCTGGCAGGTATTCGATCACCCAATCCATTCTGGTTGGCTTCTGCACCACCGACCAATACGGGGTATCAGGTCCAGCGTGCGTTCGAAGCGGGCTGGGGCGGCGCGGTGTGGAAGACACTGGGTGAGCCGATTATCAATACATCCTCGCGTTTTGCGGCAGTTCATTTCGGTGGACAGCGGGTGGCGGGGTTTAACAATATTGAATTGATATCCGATCGTCCGCTGGAAGTGAATCTGAGGGAGATTGCCGAGACCAAGAAGCGCTTCCCGGATCGCGCGGTTGTCGCTTCACTGATGGTGGAACCTACGCGGGAGAAGTGGCATGAGATTGTGAAAAAGGTGGAAGCCGTCGGCGTCGACGGTCTGGAACTGAATTTTGGCTGCCCGCATGGCATGGCTGAACGTGGTATGGGAGCCGCCTCTGGTCAGCAACCTGACTTGGTCGAACTACAGACGATGTGGGTGAAGGAAGTGGCAACCACACCGGTGATTGTGAAGCTCACGCCGAATATCACGGATATTACGGCGACCGCCCGGGCAGCTGTACGAGGAGGCGCGGATGCGATCTCTCTGATCAATACCATTAACTCCCTGGCAGGTGTGGATCTGGATTCGTGGAATACCGTGCCGCATGTAGGGGGCAAAGGAGCACATGGCGGATACTGCGGCCCAGCGGTGAAGCCCATTGCACTGAACATGGTTGCCGAGTGCGCACGTAATCCGGAGGTGGGTGTGCCGATCTCGGGGATTGGTGGCATATCCGACTGGCGGGATACGGCAGAGTTTTTGCTCATGGGTGCTACAGGGGTCCAGGTATGTACCGCAGCGATGCATCATGGATTCCGCATTGTGGAGGACATGATTGATGGTTTGAACGATTATTTGGACGAAAAGGGTCTGAGCAGCGTAGCAGAACTGGTAGGTCAGACGGTTCCGCGTTACTCGGATTGGGGCAATCTCGATCTGAACTACAAAGTGGTCGCCCGCATCAATCGCGATGTCTGCATCAATTGCAACAAATGCCATATTGCTTGTGAGGACACCTCGCATCAGTGTATTGATATGTTGACCGACCCGTCTGGCTCCTATCTGGAAGTGGTGGAAGAGGACTGTGTTGGCTGTAATCTGTGTTCGATCGTTTGCCCGGTGGATGGGGCGATTGAGATGGTGGAACTTGTGCCAGAGCAGGAACCTGTAACCTGGAATGAACGTCAGTCTGCGATTGCGATGCTGCAATCCGTTAGAGATCAATCAACCAAGGAGGCGATATCATGA